A region from the Candidatus Binatia bacterium genome encodes:
- a CDS encoding CBS domain-containing protein, with protein sequence MLVRDLMQTEVVTLNARDHLDLADSLMRLGRIRHMPVVEDGKLVGILSQRDLFRAGISTVLHLRPSAEREWLAKIPVREVMTAPVITATPNMPVRQAVNLLLEHKIGCLPVVDRGELVGLVSETDFLRYLARLLDLWDTKQDLPGLEEPE encoded by the coding sequence ATGCTCGTACGTGATTTGATGCAAACGGAAGTGGTCACCCTCAACGCCCGCGATCATCTCGACCTCGCCGACTCTTTGATGCGTTTGGGGCGCATTCGCCATATGCCCGTGGTGGAGGACGGCAAACTCGTCGGCATTCTCTCTCAGCGCGATTTGTTTCGCGCTGGGATTTCCACGGTCCTCCACCTGCGTCCGTCTGCAGAGCGCGAGTGGCTCGCCAAAATTCCCGTGCGCGAAGTGATGACGGCTCCCGTGATCACAGCCACGCCAAACATGCCGGTGCGGCAAGCTGTGAACCTCCTGCTCGAACACAAAATCGGTTGCCTGCCGGTGGTCGATCGCGGAGAGCTCGTCGGCTTGGTGAGCGAGACGGACTTTTTGCGCTACCTCGCGCGCCTGCTCGACTTGTGGGATACCAAGCAAGACTTACCCGGCCTCGAAGAGCCCGAATGA
- the ispH gene encoding 4-hydroxy-3-methylbut-2-enyl diphosphate reductase: MAKAAEPQSERTVLLASPRGFCAGVSYAVEIVRLVLERYGPPIWVRHEIVHNRHVVEELRAAGARFVDHVADVPKGALLIFSAHGVSPAVRAEARARNLRVIDATCPLVTKVHLQVLRYAREGYEIVMVGHRGHVEVEGTMGHAPERMYLVESPEDVERLVVRQPEKLAVVTQTTLSVDDTKEILAALQARFPNIRLPARDDICYATQNRQLAVKELARRAPLVLVLGSPTSSNANRLVEVARKQGAMAHLIERAEAIETNWLAPVHRVGLTAGASTPEHLVQRAIAHLAGYGFTRVETVEAAHEDVSFPLPRPLRALAGQARA; encoded by the coding sequence ATGGCAAAGGCGGCCGAGCCGCAGTCCGAGCGCACCGTGCTCCTTGCGAGCCCGCGGGGATTTTGTGCCGGTGTGTCGTACGCAGTCGAAATCGTCCGCTTGGTTCTCGAGCGCTACGGGCCGCCCATTTGGGTGCGCCATGAGATCGTGCACAATCGGCATGTGGTCGAAGAGTTGCGTGCGGCCGGGGCGCGCTTCGTCGACCATGTGGCGGACGTCCCCAAAGGGGCACTGCTCATCTTTAGCGCCCACGGGGTATCGCCCGCCGTGCGCGCCGAGGCGCGGGCACGCAATTTGCGCGTCATCGACGCCACCTGCCCGCTCGTTACCAAAGTACACCTGCAGGTACTGCGCTACGCGCGGGAGGGCTACGAAATTGTCATGGTTGGTCATCGCGGCCACGTGGAGGTGGAGGGAACGATGGGCCATGCTCCGGAGCGGATGTATTTGGTGGAAAGCCCGGAGGACGTAGAACGTCTCGTGGTTCGCCAGCCGGAGAAGCTCGCTGTGGTCACGCAAACTACGCTGTCGGTGGACGACACCAAAGAAATCCTTGCTGCGTTGCAGGCGCGCTTTCCGAATATCCGCCTGCCGGCGCGCGATGACATTTGTTACGCGACGCAAAACCGGCAACTGGCGGTCAAAGAACTCGCTCGCCGTGCCCCGCTCGTGTTGGTTCTCGGCTCACCCACCTCGAGCAATGCGAATCGCCTGGTCGAAGTTGCCCGCAAACAAGGGGCGATGGCCCATCTGATCGAGCGGGCTGAAGCGATTGAGACGAACTGGCTCGCTCCCGTGCACCGAGTCGGCCTCACCGCCGGAGCATCGACTCCTGAACATTTGGTCCAACGCGCCATTGCGCACCTAGCCGGGTACGGGTTCACGCGGGTGGAAACGGTGGAAGCCGCGCACGAAGACGTTTCGTTTCCTTTGCCACGGCCACTGCGTGCGCTGGCGGGACAAGCGCGCGCGTAA
- a CDS encoding pantothenate kinase codes for MIVGIDIGGSTTDAVLDTAALPVVSVEANDPTAAAAGALGKLAHELGVELAAVHAIAATGGGARHLGTNLLGIPVHKVPEIIAIGVGGASLAGKERALVVSLGTGTAMVSVEHDRVEHVGGTGVGGGTLLGLAKHLLQISRLETLERLAAGGDLSHVDLTVGDIAGGPVGRLPAHATASNFGKLGADARAEDKARGLINMIAEVIVSLSVLAARACGQREIVLTGKLLRVRPFVERVLATSGLFDCEFLVPPHAEYATAIGAARHLAATASRSAESQVS; via the coding sequence GTGATTGTTGGAATTGACATCGGCGGTTCCACAACCGACGCGGTTCTGGACACCGCGGCGTTGCCGGTGGTGTCGGTGGAGGCGAACGATCCGACCGCTGCGGCCGCCGGTGCCCTAGGGAAGCTCGCACACGAGCTCGGGGTGGAGCTTGCCGCAGTGCACGCCATTGCTGCCACCGGCGGCGGTGCCCGCCACCTCGGCACCAACCTCTTGGGCATTCCGGTGCACAAGGTGCCGGAAATCATCGCCATCGGGGTTGGCGGGGCGAGTCTCGCGGGAAAGGAGCGTGCCTTGGTGGTCTCCCTCGGCACCGGAACAGCGATGGTGTCGGTGGAACATGATCGGGTGGAACATGTCGGGGGCACCGGGGTGGGTGGTGGCACACTGCTCGGGCTCGCAAAACACTTGTTGCAAATCTCTCGCTTGGAAACCCTCGAGCGTCTGGCTGCAGGCGGCGATTTGTCGCATGTCGATCTAACCGTGGGGGATATTGCGGGTGGCCCTGTCGGTCGCCTTCCCGCGCACGCCACTGCCAGCAACTTTGGGAAGCTCGGTGCCGATGCCCGTGCCGAGGACAAAGCTCGCGGTTTGATCAACATGATTGCCGAGGTCATCGTCTCGCTCAGCGTGTTAGCCGCACGCGCGTGCGGCCAACGGGAGATTGTGCTCACCGGAAAACTCCTTCGTGTGCGCCCGTTCGTCGAACGCGTGCTTGCCACATCGGGGCTGTTCGACTGCGAATTCCTGGTTCCGCCGCATGCTGAGTACGCCACGGCGATCGGCGCAGCTCGGCATCTTGCCGCCACTGCCAGTCGGTCGGCTGAATCGCAGGTAAGCTGA
- a CDS encoding sigma-54 dependent transcriptional regulator: MGNATQKSAGIRGRILIAEDEAAVLESLGEVLREEGYEVVAVNDGTAALRALEDSEFDLILSDIRMPGADGLAVLRRAREIAPQTLVLLMTAHATVETAVEAIRRGAQDYLLKPIIFDDLLHKIDHLLTHRRIAWENQLLRSQVERQWDFENLVGRSAAMREVMELVRRVAPTPSTVLITGESGVGKEVVARAIHHFSEYRDRIFLPVNCGAIPETLLESQLFGHMRGSFTGAIANQEGLFQRARGGTIFLDEIADMPLSLQVKILRAIEAKEILPIGASTPIKVEVRIIAATNHDLKKAVEEGRFREDLYYRLNVFNIDIPPLRERREDIPLLVDHFIRLHNRELKKNFKGADSATLKLLMSLPWKGNVRELDNVIEHAMILGDGDWITVRDLPRALQQDVGMVAEIPDTDNLREAVRAFEKAHIQSVLAKCNQDKRQAAQRLGVSLSSLYRKMEELGIPLQAERPLSE, encoded by the coding sequence ATGGGAAACGCCACACAGAAATCGGCAGGGATCAGAGGGAGAATCTTGATTGCCGAGGACGAGGCGGCGGTTCTGGAAAGCCTCGGCGAAGTTCTCCGCGAAGAGGGCTATGAAGTCGTTGCCGTGAACGATGGCACGGCAGCGTTGCGCGCCCTCGAGGACAGTGAGTTCGATCTCATCTTGTCCGACATTCGCATGCCCGGAGCGGACGGGCTCGCGGTACTCCGTCGGGCCCGCGAGATTGCGCCGCAAACCTTGGTGTTGCTCATGACGGCCCATGCCACCGTAGAGACCGCCGTCGAGGCGATTCGGCGCGGGGCACAGGATTATCTGCTGAAGCCCATCATTTTCGACGACTTGCTGCACAAGATCGACCATCTCCTCACCCACCGGCGCATCGCTTGGGAAAACCAGTTGTTGCGCAGCCAGGTCGAGCGGCAGTGGGACTTCGAGAATTTGGTCGGCCGCTCCGCAGCGATGCGCGAAGTGATGGAGTTGGTTCGCCGCGTCGCCCCGACGCCGAGCACGGTGTTAATTACCGGGGAAAGCGGTGTCGGTAAGGAGGTGGTCGCTCGCGCGATCCACCACTTCAGCGAATACCGCGACCGCATTTTTTTGCCGGTCAATTGCGGCGCGATCCCCGAAACTTTGTTGGAGAGCCAGCTCTTTGGGCATATGCGTGGCTCCTTTACGGGAGCGATCGCCAACCAAGAAGGGCTATTCCAGCGAGCACGCGGGGGAACCATTTTCCTCGACGAAATTGCCGACATGCCGCTGTCGCTGCAGGTAAAAATCCTACGGGCGATCGAGGCGAAGGAGATCCTACCCATTGGCGCTTCGACGCCCATCAAAGTCGAGGTCCGCATCATTGCAGCCACCAACCACGACTTGAAAAAGGCGGTCGAGGAAGGGCGGTTTCGCGAGGACCTGTACTACCGCTTGAACGTGTTCAACATCGACATTCCTCCGCTCCGTGAGCGGCGCGAAGATATCCCGTTGCTCGTCGACCACTTCATTCGGCTCCACAACCGCGAACTCAAGAAGAATTTCAAGGGTGCAGACAGCGCTACCCTGAAGCTCCTGATGTCGCTGCCGTGGAAAGGCAACGTCCGCGAGCTCGACAACGTGATCGAGCACGCCATGATTTTGGGCGATGGCGATTGGATTACTGTGCGCGACCTGCCGCGCGCCTTGCAGCAAGACGTGGGCATGGTTGCCGAAATCCCCGACACCGACAACTTGCGCGAGGCCGTCCGTGCCTTCGAGAAGGCACACATCCAATCCGTGCTGGCCAAGTGTAACCAGGACAAGCGGCAGGCAGCCCAGCGCTTGGGGGTGTCGCTTTCCTCGCTCTACCGCAAAATGGAGGAACTCGGTATCCCGCTGCAGGCGGAGCGCCCTTTGAGCGAGTAG
- a CDS encoding GNAT family N-acetyltransferase, whose product MNCEKANELAIADAAWAPEKEFYLEEFRRRTLVLALPSEELPNEAEALQSLVSLVDDLVRNETRLVLVLGSAVPRRTQALLQEIATRHPTAGALFDANGRVGTRVSRVDLRGGEQEVDADFLARAWLRLREHGWFVVVTGEEDRARVHDFATAIAAKLQVHKLVLVEPEGGIADGKGTILPFMDASMLDAVLAVGQAEWAGLGHRRALFAAVRRALAAGVGSVNVCCLRGLAEELFTYTGSGTLFTSSDYCTVERLRVDDFPEVERLLARGVREGVLKPRSPEEIARLLVQAYGAVVGAHHLAGVCALESERYRAEGAGEIIGLYTITRFKGEGIGRKLLARVLADARALGLRYVFACTSVPTAQAFFSREGFRVVPHSAVPAAKWSGYPVERKRAVVALRLDLETSA is encoded by the coding sequence ATGAATTGCGAAAAAGCGAACGAGCTCGCCATCGCGGATGCCGCCTGGGCTCCGGAAAAGGAGTTTTATCTCGAGGAGTTCCGTCGTCGCACCCTGGTGCTCGCCCTGCCGAGTGAAGAACTGCCCAATGAGGCTGAGGCTTTGCAGTCGCTCGTTTCGCTCGTCGACGATCTCGTGCGGAACGAAACGAGGCTCGTCTTGGTGTTGGGCAGCGCCGTGCCGCGTCGGACCCAGGCATTGCTGCAAGAAATCGCTACACGCCATCCCACTGCGGGAGCGCTTTTTGACGCAAACGGCCGCGTGGGTACACGGGTAAGCCGCGTCGATTTGCGCGGTGGTGAGCAGGAAGTCGATGCCGACTTTCTCGCGCGGGCATGGCTCAGGCTGCGCGAGCACGGCTGGTTTGTCGTCGTCACTGGAGAGGAAGACCGAGCGCGTGTGCACGATTTTGCCACGGCAATTGCGGCCAAGTTACAGGTGCACAAGCTCGTGCTCGTCGAGCCGGAGGGCGGCATTGCCGATGGCAAGGGGACGATCCTGCCCTTTATGGATGCGAGCATGCTCGACGCGGTGTTGGCGGTTGGCCAAGCCGAATGGGCCGGGCTCGGACACCGCCGCGCGCTGTTTGCCGCCGTCCGGCGTGCGCTCGCCGCCGGCGTCGGCTCTGTGAATGTGTGCTGCTTGCGCGGTTTGGCGGAAGAACTGTTCACCTACACGGGTTCGGGCACGCTGTTCACGTCATCGGACTATTGCACGGTGGAACGGCTTCGTGTCGACGATTTTCCGGAGGTGGAACGGCTGTTGGCCCGGGGCGTGCGCGAGGGCGTGCTTAAGCCCCGTTCACCGGAGGAAATTGCCCGCTTGCTTGTGCAAGCGTACGGCGCGGTTGTAGGTGCCCATCACCTGGCCGGTGTGTGCGCATTGGAAAGCGAGCGCTATCGCGCCGAGGGTGCAGGCGAAATCATCGGCCTCTACACGATCACGCGTTTCAAGGGGGAGGGCATCGGCCGCAAGCTGCTGGCACGCGTATTGGCAGACGCGCGCGCCCTTGGCCTCCGCTACGTGTTTGCGTGTACGAGTGTGCCCACCGCACAGGCATTTTTTTCCCGCGAGGGGTTTCGGGTCGTGCCCCACAGCGCCGTGCCTGCGGCGAAGTGGAGCGGGTACCCTGTAGAGCGAAAGAGAGCCGTGGTCGCTCTACGGCTCGATCTGGAGACCAGCGCTTGA
- the rnr gene encoding ribonuclease R, with product MARAVSADELLRALQEAAPRPLTIAELARRLDLGSYDRRQIKAALEAAVAEQKLRRIGKTRYQWIRMPEVRKLTQPRPQARPRLAVEEARFEGRYHRVRGGYGFVEILGMAARHFPRDVLIPAGFENGAMHGDRVEIEVVRRDPRLRRVVGRVTRVVSSVHEKILGTLEPTRRGWQLVPELDVLPTVDIVGPQQPRRDQAGLIAQVRIVRPPTAMRPPAGELEVVLGPVEHPDVQFAIIAAEHGLKTEFPPEALAEAKRLPDDPEPSDYAARRDLRDLPFVTIDGETARDFDDAVCLQHISAGNRILWVAIADVSHYVPEGSALDREALARGTSVYFPDRAIPMFPEQLSNQLCSLVPERDRLVLVAELHYDRHGHRQHAEFYPAVIRSRARLTYTKVAAVISDAVSAEIDAWRASLGPLLDDLRAMHALMQQLNRARLAAGSLDLDLPEALIDLSEEGRSVGVRLLLRNDAHRIIEEFMLEANRAVAMFLREHRVPFPYRIHEPPDPNDIEQLNRFLVRFGFRVQYEGRVRPHDVARVLKQIEGHPLARVLSRQVLRALKQAQYSTVNVGHFGLAFPVYCHFTSPIRRYPDLLVHRQLRRVLAGEVDEGRELAEQLEAMSVQCSQCERQAVEAERAMLDLKKCEFMFDHLLEPEPGTIVSVTNFGCFVELDAYPIEGLLKPESFPDDRYFYHDEQLAWVGARRRQRFTIGDRVRVECTNVSLRRREIDFAFLERLPAAGSEARERSAELRPKKRRERKGRR from the coding sequence ATGGCGCGCGCTGTGAGCGCCGATGAACTGTTGCGAGCCTTGCAAGAAGCAGCACCGCGCCCGCTGACCATCGCAGAGCTGGCCCGCCGGCTGGACCTGGGAAGCTACGACCGCCGCCAAATCAAAGCCGCACTCGAAGCGGCGGTTGCTGAGCAAAAGCTTCGTCGGATTGGCAAGACGCGCTACCAGTGGATCCGCATGCCCGAGGTGCGCAAGCTCACTCAGCCGCGTCCCCAGGCGCGCCCGCGCTTGGCCGTGGAGGAAGCACGATTCGAAGGGCGTTACCACCGTGTGCGCGGCGGTTACGGTTTCGTGGAAATTCTCGGCATGGCGGCCCGCCACTTCCCGCGCGACGTCCTCATTCCCGCCGGGTTCGAAAACGGTGCGATGCACGGCGACCGAGTCGAGATCGAAGTGGTGCGTCGCGATCCACGGCTGCGGCGGGTGGTGGGCCGGGTCACGCGCGTCGTCTCCTCCGTCCACGAGAAAATTCTCGGCACCTTGGAGCCGACGAGGCGGGGCTGGCAACTGGTGCCGGAGCTCGATGTCTTGCCCACGGTGGACATCGTCGGCCCGCAACAGCCGCGGCGCGACCAAGCTGGCTTGATTGCCCAGGTGCGCATCGTTCGTCCGCCCACGGCGATGCGCCCACCCGCCGGTGAGCTCGAAGTGGTGCTCGGGCCCGTCGAGCATCCCGACGTGCAATTCGCCATCATTGCCGCGGAACATGGTCTTAAAACGGAGTTCCCCCCGGAGGCGCTCGCCGAGGCCAAGCGGCTACCCGATGACCCGGAGCCGAGCGACTACGCCGCGCGGCGCGACTTGCGCGACTTGCCCTTCGTGACCATCGACGGCGAGACTGCGCGCGACTTCGATGATGCCGTGTGCTTGCAGCACATCAGCGCCGGGAATCGCATTCTTTGGGTGGCCATTGCTGATGTGTCGCACTACGTGCCGGAGGGCTCGGCGCTCGACCGGGAAGCCCTGGCGCGCGGCACCAGCGTATATTTCCCCGACCGCGCCATCCCCATGTTCCCAGAACAACTCTCCAACCAGTTGTGCTCGCTGGTACCGGAGCGGGATCGCTTAGTACTCGTGGCGGAGCTGCATTACGATCGCCACGGGCATCGCCAGCATGCAGAGTTTTATCCGGCTGTAATCCGGAGCCGGGCCCGGCTGACCTACACAAAGGTGGCCGCAGTGATTTCGGATGCCGTGTCGGCGGAAATCGATGCATGGCGGGCCTCGCTCGGCCCTTTGCTCGACGACTTGCGCGCCATGCACGCACTGATGCAGCAGTTGAACCGCGCCCGGCTTGCGGCCGGCTCGCTCGACCTGGATTTGCCCGAAGCCTTGATCGATCTCTCCGAAGAAGGGCGCAGCGTGGGCGTGCGGCTGCTGCTGCGCAACGACGCCCACCGCATTATCGAGGAGTTCATGCTGGAAGCCAACCGCGCGGTGGCCATGTTCTTGCGCGAGCACCGTGTGCCCTTCCCATATCGGATTCACGAACCACCCGACCCGAATGACATCGAACAGCTCAACCGCTTCTTAGTGCGCTTCGGCTTTCGCGTGCAGTACGAGGGGCGCGTCCGCCCACACGATGTCGCGCGTGTGCTGAAACAAATTGAAGGGCACCCGCTCGCGCGGGTGCTCTCGCGCCAGGTGCTCCGGGCCTTGAAACAAGCGCAGTACAGCACCGTGAACGTCGGACATTTCGGCTTGGCTTTTCCCGTGTACTGCCATTTCACCTCCCCGATTCGCCGTTACCCAGACCTGCTGGTTCACCGGCAGTTGCGGCGGGTTCTGGCGGGCGAGGTTGACGAAGGCAGGGAACTTGCCGAACAGCTCGAAGCGATGTCCGTCCAGTGCTCGCAGTGCGAGCGGCAAGCGGTGGAGGCTGAACGTGCCATGCTCGACCTCAAGAAGTGCGAATTCATGTTCGATCACTTGCTGGAGCCCGAACCTGGCACCATCGTCAGCGTGACCAACTTTGGCTGCTTCGTCGAGCTCGATGCGTATCCCATCGAGGGTTTGCTCAAACCGGAAAGCTTTCCGGACGACCGCTACTTCTATCACGACGAACAGCTTGCATGGGTCGGGGCCCGCCGCCGGCAGCGCTTCACCATTGGCGATCGCGTACGGGTGGAGTGCACGAACGTATCGCTCCGGCGCCGGGAGATTGATTTTGCCTTCCTGGAACGGCTCCCGGCTGCGGGATCGGAGGCGAGAGAGCGGAGCGCGGAGCTGCGGCCGAAGAAGCGTCGCGAGCGTAAGGGTCGTCGTTGA
- a CDS encoding rhodanese-like domain-containing protein: protein MKHAPGFLRLVEAARRQIKEVSIDEVKDMLARGEPVLLLDVREESEWQRGHLPGAKHLCKGVLERDIESLCPDVHTPIVLYCGGGYRSALAAENLQRMGYTRVASMWGGWRAWVDAGYPTEN, encoded by the coding sequence ATGAAGCACGCACCCGGATTCTTGCGCTTGGTCGAAGCCGCACGCCGACAAATCAAAGAGGTGAGCATCGACGAGGTGAAAGACATGCTCGCCCGCGGTGAGCCGGTGTTGCTGCTCGATGTGCGCGAAGAAAGTGAGTGGCAGCGCGGGCACCTGCCCGGAGCAAAGCACTTGTGCAAGGGCGTGCTCGAGCGCGACATCGAAAGCCTGTGCCCCGATGTGCACACGCCGATTGTGCTCTACTGCGGGGGAGGTTACCGCTCGGCCTTGGCGGCGGAAAACCTCCAGCGGATGGGTTACACGCGCGTGGCCTCGATGTGGGGTGGCTGGCGCGCCTGGGTGGATGCGGGCTACCCGACAGAAAACTAA
- a CDS encoding protoglobin domain-containing protein yields MVPEELLRQLSFDAKRRQRRLEFLNIGPRDEELLHEIREFGRAHVDEIVEEFYRHLERFEETRALLGSAERIARLKKTQRAYFLRMLEGQFDAQYFESRLRVGDAHQRIDMAPEWYLGAFALYLRLLIERLRSHYSHNPDRLCAIVETLTKVIFLDASLAIDAYIAGGYVQRALAEQLAQMAQAAQRALQEKEELERLKTDLTNMIVHDLKGPIGGILTVTQLALRKRGSSEEAHLKRFEQIQRSARDLLRMIENLLEIDQMESGRLELRVEAVELEPLLQECASEYRAAAEMAGQTLTVEVNGDLPVLATDRWLLRRILNNLVVNAIRHAGSGVKITLGARANGERVEVFVTDTGRGIPTEEQATLFDKHRHGSRGTHREDTGLGLVFCKMAAETMGGSISVWSEPNVGTRFTVTLPSS; encoded by the coding sequence ATGGTTCCGGAAGAACTGCTGCGGCAACTGTCGTTCGACGCCAAACGGCGTCAGCGCCGGCTTGAATTTCTCAACATTGGCCCGCGCGACGAGGAGTTGCTGCATGAGATCCGGGAATTCGGCCGTGCCCATGTGGATGAGATTGTCGAAGAGTTTTACCGCCACCTCGAGCGATTCGAAGAAACGCGTGCCCTTTTAGGCAGTGCGGAGCGCATCGCGCGACTGAAAAAAACCCAGCGAGCGTACTTTCTCCGCATGCTCGAAGGGCAGTTCGATGCTCAGTACTTCGAGAGCCGATTGCGCGTGGGCGACGCCCACCAGCGCATCGACATGGCCCCCGAGTGGTACCTGGGCGCTTTCGCCTTGTACTTGCGGCTGCTCATTGAGCGTTTGCGCAGCCATTACTCTCACAATCCGGACCGCTTGTGCGCCATCGTGGAAACGCTGACGAAGGTGATTTTCCTCGACGCCAGCTTAGCCATCGATGCGTACATCGCGGGCGGTTACGTGCAACGGGCACTTGCCGAACAATTGGCCCAGATGGCTCAGGCTGCTCAGCGTGCCCTGCAGGAGAAGGAGGAGCTCGAGCGGCTGAAAACCGATCTCACCAACATGATCGTGCACGACCTCAAAGGGCCGATTGGTGGGATCCTAACGGTGACGCAACTGGCTTTGCGGAAACGCGGCTCCAGCGAAGAGGCCCACCTCAAGCGCTTCGAGCAAATCCAGCGCAGCGCCCGCGATCTGTTGCGCATGATCGAGAACTTACTCGAGATCGATCAAATGGAAAGCGGCCGCTTGGAGCTGCGGGTCGAGGCCGTGGAACTCGAGCCGCTACTGCAAGAGTGCGCGAGCGAGTACCGAGCAGCCGCAGAGATGGCGGGCCAAACTTTGACCGTCGAGGTAAACGGCGATCTCCCGGTACTCGCCACTGATCGTTGGCTGCTGCGGCGAATTTTGAACAACTTAGTCGTGAACGCCATTCGCCATGCTGGATCGGGGGTCAAAATCACCTTGGGCGCACGGGCCAACGGCGAGCGCGTGGAAGTGTTCGTTACCGATACCGGTCGCGGCATTCCAACGGAAGAGCAAGCGACGTTGTTCGACAAGCATCGGCACGGCTCGCGGGGGACCCACCGCGAAGATACGGGCCTTGGCCTCGTGTTTTGCAAGATGGCAGCGGAAACCATGGGCGGCTCCATCAGCGTGTGGAGCGAGCCGAACGTCGGCACGCGCTTCACGGTGACTCTCCCAAGCTCCTGA
- a CDS encoding cytochrome P450 — protein sequence MTQNFNFHPFDESTRRNPFPVYAQARRTCPVYEHEGLPVVSIFRYADILEILRDPHTWSNVFPPPPGFARPDHLPPSMLMLDPPEHTRLRSLVNQAFTPRRVRALEKRIEEIAEGLARELVAQRTCDFVATFAYPLPVIVIAELLGIPAEDREQFREWSDALVEHLGGGILAPPAPEVVWKELATIEAMRGYFAEKAAERRRALKDDLLSALVAAEVEGSRLSFDEMLQMLVLLLVAGNETTRNLLSNAVWTLLEHPDALARLRAEPELVPSAVEEVLRFASPIQCDVRRLVRDTEVAGQRIEAEKIALLWLGAANRDETVFPEAERFDIARADNRHLAFGFGPHYCLGANLARLEAQVALRVLLARTRTWRLATSEPLPMHPSLIFRAFTRLPLEVEG from the coding sequence ATGACCCAGAACTTCAACTTTCATCCGTTCGACGAAAGCACCCGGCGCAATCCCTTTCCTGTGTACGCTCAGGCGCGCCGCACCTGCCCGGTGTACGAGCACGAGGGTTTACCGGTGGTGTCGATCTTCCGCTATGCGGACATTTTGGAAATCTTGCGCGACCCGCACACCTGGTCGAACGTATTCCCGCCGCCCCCAGGTTTCGCGCGCCCGGATCACCTGCCGCCGAGTATGCTCATGCTCGATCCCCCGGAGCACACCCGCCTCCGCAGCCTGGTGAACCAAGCCTTCACCCCGCGCCGAGTGCGAGCCCTCGAGAAGCGGATCGAAGAAATTGCCGAGGGGTTGGCTCGCGAGTTGGTTGCCCAGCGCACGTGCGACTTTGTGGCGACCTTTGCTTACCCCTTGCCGGTGATTGTGATTGCCGAACTCCTTGGCATTCCTGCGGAAGACCGCGAGCAGTTCCGGGAGTGGTCCGATGCCTTGGTGGAACACTTGGGCGGCGGCATTTTGGCTCCTCCTGCGCCAGAGGTGGTGTGGAAGGAGCTGGCGACCATTGAGGCCATGCGCGGGTACTTTGCCGAGAAGGCCGCAGAGCGCCGCCGGGCACTAAAAGACGACCTTCTTTCTGCCTTAGTGGCCGCTGAGGTCGAGGGCTCGCGGCTGAGCTTCGACGAAATGTTGCAAATGCTCGTGCTGCTCTTGGTTGCCGGGAACGAAACCACGCGCAACTTACTGAGCAACGCCGTCTGGACCTTGCTGGAACATCCCGACGCGCTCGCCCGTTTGCGGGCGGAGCCGGAGCTCGTGCCGTCAGCGGTGGAAGAGGTGTTGCGCTTTGCCAGCCCGATCCAGTGCGACGTCCGCCGCTTAGTGCGGGATACGGAAGTGGCGGGCCAGCGGATCGAAGCCGAGAAGATCGCGCTGCTTTGGCTGGGAGCGGCGAACCGTGACGAAACCGTGTTCCCCGAAGCCGAGCGGTTTGACATTGCGCGGGCGGACAATCGCCACTTGGCCTTCGGCTTCGGGCCACACTACTGCTTAGGTGCCAACCTCGCCCGTTTGGAAGCGCAAGTCGCGTTACGCGTCCTACTGGCCCGCACGCGCACTTGGCGCTTGGCGACATCCGAGCCTTTGCCGATGCACCCCAGCTTGATTTTCCGCGCATTCACCCGTTTGCCGCTGGAGGTCGAAGGATGA